In Diorhabda carinulata isolate Delta chromosome 6, icDioCari1.1, whole genome shotgun sequence, a single genomic region encodes these proteins:
- the LOC130895816 gene encoding zinc finger protein 845-like: protein MNVKEEMDIHDDFLSNIDVKQELFDEISTLKIQNTNEQIYAIYSIKQDIKDDLNTDKIFHNNVKAFSERKRNILTSHNIRNKLKYLKVDHGKRTKSKVAGLIKKRKNIQPNAMRLVICVYCGNLYTKQVELLCHLQMNHWIEGKKIYNTKIHHKSKSDICIMGNLDIKDEVDIVEHKLKVELQETRDQLDFTDNLIPCVNEVSEPFHRSICLKSFPDKLQTEEKLFKCYLCMKSFAWKSSLITHLQSHTGKKPFNCDICMKTFSQRSDLKRHLRSHTGEKPFKCDICWKSFSDKSNLIKHMRNHTGEKPFKCDICMKSFPYKISLSKHLSKHAGVNAFKCDICLKPFCHKSNLNVHMHKHIGEKPFKCDICLKAFFHKSNLNIHMRSHTGEKPFKCDICLKVFSQMSSLNIHLRGHTGEKPFKCDICFKTFTRISGLKIHLHSHTGEKPFKCDICLKTFSEMNSLNKHSVVHTGEKPFKCDICSKSFSRKSSLNVHLRIHTGKKPFKCEICKKSFTHKSSLNIHLQSHTGEKPVNCQVCLKPFSHKNNLKVHMLKHTGAKPFNCDICLKSFSYKSYLKIHRSSHTGEKPFKCEICLKSFLQKCGLNKHLLRHTEEIQCEKPVKWSHSADETVVQPKQNRSIVFIMDVKPEIEDALIKEEKFDIEELDIKQENDKFLQLTCDNVKMKKMIYKEGLECKLETGIEIDEIKWHRTSFTDDQIDCLEEGLLKDEKRLNTNTISGIVICGFCGNLYTKQVEFHYHFSTNHFMKRRNLFKMTFLRKNRSCIKTRNGISRNMNEDVKNGIDLLEDELKIESQETKCKFNTDKKPFECNICIKSFMTKQLLKLHLFCHTGEKPFKCDICLKTFTLKRSLKIHLRGHTGERPFKCDVCSKTFSQKNSLTTHLCGHIDEKPFKCDLCVKQFSDKVSLIGHVCSHTEEKPFKCDICLKTFAFKSSLNTHLDSHTGEKPFKCDICLKSFPLKSSLKIHLLNHKGVKPFKCDICLKTFLMKGNLNTHLRTHTGEKPFKCNICFKSFSWKTNLLSHYISHTGEKPFKCDICLKTFTLKNSLNTHLRIHTGEKPFKCDVCSKTFSQQNSLTTHLRYHTGEKPFKCDICLKQFSDKVSLTRHARSHTGEKPFECDICLKKFSVKVSLTRHVRSHTGEKPFKCDVCSKTFSQKNNLTKHLHYHTGEKPFKCDICFKQFPEKVCLTRHIRCHTVEKPFKCDICLKSFTMKSSLNTHLLSHTGEKPFNCDICSKKFSQRYRLITHLRYHTGEKPFKCDVCSKTFSQKNSLTTHLLCHTGEKPFKCDICLKTFTLKTGLNTHLNIHTEEKPFKCDICLKNFTLKSSLNTHFRIHTGEKPYKCDICSKSFPRKSNLKIHLHKHEGGEPFKCDICFKPFSQKASLNSHLRTHTGEKPFKCDICLKTFSWKTNLVTHSLSHTGEKPFKCDICLKTFAFKSSLNKHLLNHTERKPFKCDICLKTFSQKYNLTTHLRYHTGEKPFKCDICSKQFSVKVCLTRHMRIHTGEKPFKCDICLKTFSWKTNLVKHSLSHT from the exons ATGAATGTTAAGGAAGAAATGGATATCCATGATGATTTTCTATCGAATATCGATGTAAAACAAGAATTATTTGACGAAATATCTactctaaaaattcaaaatacaaatgaacaaatatatgcaatttattcaatcaaacAAGACATAAAAGATGACTTGAATacagataaaatatttcataacaaTGTGAAAGCATTTAGTGAAAGAAAAAGGAACATTCTTACTTCACACAACATAAgaaacaaactaaaatatttaaaagttgatCATGGAAAGCGAACTAAATCAAAAG TTGCAGGACtgataaaaaaacgaaaaaatattcaaccaaATGCTATGAGGTTAGTGATATGTGTATATTGTGGGAATTTATACACCAAACAAGTAGAATTGTTATGCCATTTACAAATGAATCATTGGATAGaagggaaaaaaatatataatactaaAATTCACCATAAAAGTAAAAGTGATATTTGCATTATGGGAAATCTTGATATAAAAGATGAAGTTGATATAGTTGAGCATAAATTGAAAGTGGAGTTGCAAGAAACCAGGGATCAGTTGGATTTTACTGATAATTTAATCCCATGTGTGAATGAGGTTTCAGAACCATTCCATAGGAGCATTTGCTTAAAATCGTTCCCAGATAAACTTCAAACAGAAGAAAAGCTATTTAAATGTTACCTTTGTATGAAATCTTTTGCATGGAAAAGTAGTTTGATTACTCATTTACAAAGTCACACAGGTAAAAAACCTTTCAATTGTGACATTTgtatgaaaactttttcacagaGAAGTGATTTGAAGAGACATTTGcgtagtcatacaggagaaaagccatttaaatgtgacatttgttggaaatcattttctgataaaagtaatttaattaaacataTGCGTAATCATACAGgggaaaagccattcaaatgtgacatttgtatGAAATCGTTTCcatataaaattagtttgagCAAACATTTGTCTAAGCATGCAGGAGTAAACGCatttaaatgtgacatttgtttgaaaccATTTTGTCACAAAAGTAATTTAAATGTACACATGCATAAACACATAGGGGAAAAGCCatttaaatgtgacatttgtttaaaagcattttttcataaaagtaatttaaatatacatatgCGTAGTCACactggagaaaaaccattcaaatgtgacatttgtttgaaagttttttcaCAAATGAGTAGTTTGAATATACATTTGCGTGGTCATACAGgggaaaaaccattcaaatgtgacatttgttttaaaacttttacaAGGATAAGCGGTTTGAAAATACATTTGCatagtcatacaggagaaaaaccattcaaatgtgacatttgtttaaaaacattttcagaGATGAATAGTTTAAACAAACATTCTGTTGTgcatacaggagaaaaaccattcaaatgtgatatttgttcaaaatcttTCTCACGGAAAAGTAGTTTAAATGTACATTTGCGTATTCATACAGGAAAAAAgccatttaaatgtgaaatttgtaaGAAATCTTTCACACATAAAAGTAGTTTGAATATACATTTACAAAGTCACACGGGTGAAAAGCCAGTCAATTGTCAGGTTTGTTTGAAAccattttctcataaaaataatttaaaagtacATATGCTAAAGCACACTGGGGCAAAGCCATTCAATtgtgacatttgtttaaaatcattttcttataAAAGTTATCTAAAAATACATAGGAgtagtcatacaggagaaaagccattcaaatgtgaaatttgtttaaaatcttTCTTACAGAAATGTGGCTTGAATAAACATTTGCTCAGGCACACAGAAGAAATACAAT GTGAAAAACCAGTTAAATGGTCGCATTCAGCGGACGAAACCGTTGTTCAACCCAAACAGAATCGTTCC ATAGTCTTTATAATGGACGTGAAACCAGAAATAGAAGATGCTCTCATTAAAGAGGAAAAATTTGATATCGAAGAACTTGATATCAAACAGGAGAATGACAAATTTTTACAACTAACATGTGAtaatgttaaaatgaaaaagatgatTTATAAGGAAGGCCTAGAGTGTAAATTGGAAACAG GCATAGAAATAGATGAGATCAAATGGCATCGAACATCGTTCACCGATGACCAAATTGACTGTTTAGAGGAAG GGTTGTTAAAAGATGAAAAACGCCTGAACACAAATACTATTTCTGGGATTGTGATTTGTGGGTTTTGTGGAAATCTATACACAAAACAAGTAGAATTCCATtaccatttttcaacaaatcattTCATGAAAAGACGTAATTTATTTAAGATGACGTTTCTCAGAAAAAATAGAAGCTGCATTAAAACACGAAATGGGATTTCAAGGAATATGAATGAAGATGTCAAAAATGGAATTGATCTACTAgaagatgaattaaaaatagagTCGCAGGAAACTAAGTGTAAATTCAATACTGATAAAAAGCCATTCGAATgtaatatttgtatcaaatcGTTTATGACAAAACAATTGTTGAAATTGCACTTGTTTTGTCATACAGgtgaaaaaccattcaaatgtgacatttgtttaaaaacttttacatTGAAACgtagtttgaaaattcatttgCGTGGTCACACAGGAGAAaggccattcaaatgtgatgtttgctcaaaaactttttcacaaaaaaatagtttaaccACACATTTGTGTGGTCATATAGATGAAAAACCGTTCAAATGTGACCTTTGCGTAAAACAGTTTTCAGACAAAGTATCTTTAATAGGACATGTTTGTAGTCACACTGAggaaaaaccatttaaatgtgacatttgtttaaaGACTTTTGCATTCAAAAGCAGTTTGAATACTCATTTAGATAGTCATACAGgggaaaaaccattcaaatgtgacatttgtttgaaaagttttccaCTGAAAAgtagtttgaaaattcatttgCTCAACCACAAAGGAGTAAAGCCATTCAagtgtgacatttgtttgaaaacatttttaatgaaagGTAATTTAAACACACATCTACGTActcatacaggagaaaaaccattcaaatgtaaCATTTGTTTCAAGAGTTTTTCATGGAAAACGAATTTATTGTCACATTATATCAGtcacacaggagaaaaaccattcaaatgtgatatttgtttgaaaacttttacactgaaaaatagtttgaatacaCATTTGCGTATTCACACGGgggaaaaaccattcaaatgtgacgtttgttcaaaaactttttcacaacAAAATAGTTTAACCACACATTTGCGTTACCATACTGGGGAAAAGCCatttaaatgtgatatttgtttaaaacaGTTTTCAGACAAAGTATCTTTAACAAGACATGCTCGTAGCCACACTGGGGAAAAACCATTCGAATGTGACATATGTTTGAAGAAATTTTCAGTAAAAGTATCCTTAACACGACATGTTCGTAGTCACACTGgggaaaaaccattcaaatgtgatgtttgttcaaaaactttttcacaaaaaaataatttaaccaAACATTTGCATTATCATACAGGGGAAAAGCCatttaaatgtgacatttgcttCAAACAGTTTCCAGAAAAAGTATGTTTAACAAGACATATTCGTTGTCACACTGTAGAAAAACCGTTCAAATGTGATATctgtttgaaaagtttcacaATGAAAAGTAGTTTGAATACTCATTTGCTTAGTCACACgggagaaaaaccattcaattgtgatatttgttcaaaaaaattttcacaaagaTATAGATTAATTACACATTTGCGTTATCATACAGgggaaaagccattcaaatgtgacgtttgttctaaaactttttcacaaaaaaatagtttaaccACACATTTGCTATGTCATACAGgggaaaaaccattcaaatgtgatatttgtttgaaaactttcacATTAAAAACTGGTTTGAATACTCATTTGAATATTCACACAgaagaaaaaccattcaaatgtgacatttgtttgaaaaatttcactttaaaaaGCAGTTTGAATACACATTTTCGTATtcacacaggagaaaaaccaTACAAATGCGACATTTGTTCGAAAAGTTTTCCACggaaaagtaatttgaaaattcatttgcACAAGCATGAAGGGGGAGAGCCGTTCAAATGCGACATTTGTTTTAAACCGTTTTCACAGAAAGCTAGTTTAAATTCACATCTACGTACTCATACAGgggaaaaaccattcaaatgtgacatttgcttgaaaacattttcatgGAAAACAAATTTAGTAACACATTCTCTCAGtcacacaggagaaaaaccattcaaatgtgatatttgtttgaaaactttcgCATTTAAAAGTAGTTTGAATAAACATTTGCTCAATCACACGGAGCggaaaccattcaaatgtgacatttgtttaaaaactttttcacaaaaatataatctAACCACACATTTGCGTTATCATACAGgggaaaagccattcaaatgtgacatttgctcGAAACAGTTTTCAGTAAAAGTATGTTTAACACGACATATGCGTATTCACACAGGGGAAAAACCgtttaaatgtgatatttgtttgaaaactttttcatggAAAACTAATTTAGTAAAACATTCTCTCAGTCACACCtga
- the LOC130895472 gene encoding uncharacterized protein LOC130895472 has protein sequence MTLVHSKVCKWLSVLFSVNLILCYKMSFKTYKWCIVPQCTNTSSKTPEKLFIHVPRAIKERKQWIKRAGRDPESLSTSTSIYICEDHFDLPNDMENYIEYHLMGSVSRIKMKPGALPIKYECKPDKRKSTSTRPIATKRKKLKLIMSSEKKLPEPIIGYVTDSPSTSEEIIEMDLFGIISIDHNVDVNDEIEIVGHKFKEQLPEFIKIDKVKYKLEIIEHGLKKELKTFKKIGDLKEKLKGFKELDNTKDKVKNDLKKEVNELIEISNVKKEIGIDEHELKEELKDCKEIVDVKYDVGIVKHELKEELNEIIEISNVKEEIEIEEHEVKEEIDNVEDENNLT, from the exons ATGACGTTAGTACATAGTAAAGTTTGTAAATGGTTGTCAGTATTATTTAGTGTTAATTTGATTTTGTGttataaaatgtcttttaaaactTATAAGTGGTGTATAGTGCCTCAGTGTACTAATACTTCGTCGAAAACAcctgaaaaactatttattcacGTACCTAGAGCAATAAAGGAACGAAAACAGTGGATAAAACGAGCTGGAAGAGATCCAGAGTCCTTATCGACTTCaacttcaatttatatttgtgaagatcattttgat TTGCCGAATGACATGGAAAACTATATAGAGTACCATTTAATGGGTTCAGTATCCAGGATAAAAATGAAACCAGGGGCTTTGCCTATAAAATATGAATGTAAACCCGACAAAAGAAAGAGTACTAGTACTAGACCCATTgcaactaaaagaaaaaaattgaagcttattATGAGTAGTGAAAAAAAACTGCCTGAACCAATAATTGGATATGTGACTGACTCACCAAGTACAA GtgaagaaataatagaaatggaTCTTTTTGGTATCATTTCCATTGATCATAATGTAGATGTAaatgatgaaattgaaatagttgGACATAAATTTAAAGAGCAGCTGCCTGAgttcataaaaattgataaggTGAAATATAAACTAGAAATAATTGAACATGGATTGAAAAAAGAACTGAAAACCTTCAAGAAAATTGGTGATCTGAAAGAAAAGCTAAAAGGTTTCAAGGAACTTGATAACACGAAAGATAaagttaaaaatgatttaaaaaaagagGTGAATGAGCTCATTGAAATTAGTAAtgtgaaaaaagaaattggaatAGATGAACATGAATTGAAAGAAGAGTTAAAAGATTGTAAGGAAATTGTTGATGTAAAATATGACGTTGGAATAGTTAAACATGAATTAAAAGAAGAGTTGAATGAAATCATAGAAATTAGCAATgtgaaagaagaaattgaaatagaagAACATGAAGTAaaggaagaaattgataatgtggaagatgaaaataatttaacatgA
- the LOC130895465 gene encoding zinc finger protein OZF-like — MKNNKEMNTSDRIRICEVCGNIYIKAVEFFCHFSTNHIVNRKKLHINRKITEEIIPSSTFINFKAYVKEEIVEENLQESGIDSQLKHINYSNPSPDDDWMCSCSKIHNNLVKCEICSKNLKHKTIFNRRKKLLVTNFRSYSQKSFKCEICSKSFSTKNKLTIHMLYHTGEKPFGCEICLKSFSHKSNFMRHKRSHKDKNQFKCEICSKLFSHKANLNKHMRCHTGESPFKCEICLKSFAQKNHLTSHLLCHTGEKPFKCEVCSKSFSQKSILTVHLRIHTGEKPFACEICSKCFSHKSNFMRHKRSHTDEKQFKCEICLKLFSHKANLKKHTRCHMGESPFKCEICFKAFAQKNHLTSHLLCHTGEKPFKCDICTKCFTQKSMLTVHLRTHTGEKPYECTICSKSFSLKNVLNVHLRTHTGEKPYECTICSKTFSLKNILNVHMRSHSGEKPFNCETCSKSFSNKSNLKTHMRSHTGENPFKCDICSKTFSQKITLKTHMQTHTREKPFKCEICSKTFSRKLYLNKHLKLHGEIILNEPKSIQI; from the coding sequence ATGAAAAACAACAAGGAAATGAATACTTCTGATAGGATCAGGATATGCGAAGTTTGTGGTAATATCTATATTAAAGCAGTAGAATTTTTCTGTCACTTCTCAACAAATCATATTGTAAATCGGAAGAAATTACACATCAACAGAAAAATCACAGAAGAAATTATTCCTAGTAGcactttcattaattttaagGCATATGTAAAAGAggaaatagttgaagaaaatttacaagAAAGTGGAATCGATAGTCAGTTAAAACacattaattattcaaatcCTTCTCCAGATGACGACTGGATGTGCTCTTGTtctaaaattcataataatctagtaaaatgtgaaatatgttcaaagaatttgaaacataaaacaattttcaatagaCGTAAGAAACTTTTGGTTACTAATTTTCGGTCTTACAGTCAAAAAtcgtttaaatgtgaaatttgttcaaaatccttctccacaaaaaacaaattaactaTACACATGCTATATCATACAGGGGAAAAACCATTTGGATGTGAAATATGCTTAAAATCTTTTTCACATAAAAGTAACTTTATGAGACATAAGCGTTCGCATAAAgacaaaaatcaattcaaatgtgaaatttgttcgaAGTTGTTTTCACATAAAGCAAATTTGAATAAGCATATGCGTTGTCATACAGGCGagtcaccattcaaatgtgaaatttgtttaaaatcgtttgcacaaaaaaatcatctaacCTCACATTTGCTTTGTCACACTGgcgaaaagccattcaaatgtgaagtTTGCTCAAAATCTTTCTCGCAGAAAAGCATTTTGACTGTACATTTGCGCATccatacaggagaaaaaccatttgcatgtgaaatttgttcaaaatgtttttcacatAAAAGTAATTTCATGAGGCATAAGCGTTCTCATACGGacgaaaaacaatttaaatgtgaaatttgctTGAAACTGTTTTCACATAAAGCTAATTTGAAGAAACATACGCGCTGTCATATGGGCGAATcgccattcaaatgtgaaatttgttttaaagcTTTCgcacaaaaaaatcatctaacATCACATTTGCTTtgtcatacaggagaaaagccattcaaatgtgacatctGTACAAAATGTTTCACGCAGAAAAGTATGTTGACTGTACATTTGCGAACCCATACAGGGGAAAAACCATATGAATGTACAATCTGCTctaaaagtttttctttgaaaaatgttttgaatgtacATTTGCGCACccatacaggagaaaaaccatATGAGTGTACGATCTGCTCTAAAACTTTCtcacttaaaaatattttgaacgtgCATATGCGATCCCATTCAGGTGAGAAGCCATTCAATTGTGAAACTTGCTCCAAAAGTTTCTCAAATAAAAGCAACTTGAAAACTCATATGCGCAGCCACACCGGCGAGAatccattcaaatgtgatatttgttcaaaaactttttcacaaaaaattactttaaaaacaCATATGCAGACTCACACAAGAGAAAAGCCgttcaaatgtgaaatttgttcaaaaactttttcacgGAAActctatttaaataaacatttaaaacttCACGGAGAAATCATTCTCAACGAGCCAAAGTCGAttcaaatatga